AAGTCAAAAGTCGAAAGTCAAAAGTCAAAAGTCGAAAGTCGAAAGTCGAAAGTCGGAAAGTCCGGAAGTCCGGAAGATTAGAAGTCCACACACCAATGACCAACCACCAACCACTGACTACCGACCACTGACTCCTAACCCCTAATTCCCTACCTTTACTATATGACAGCCAAGAAAACCCTCATATTAGGAGCCTCAGAGAACCCGGATCGCTATTCGTATCGTGCGTTGAACAGCCTGGTGCGGCACGGACATCCGGTGGTGGCCGTCGGTCTGAGGGAAGGACGTGTGGCAGGTGTCGACATCCTTCGCGCGCCGGCACCGTTCACCGACATTGATACCGTTACGCTTTACCTCAATCCGAAAAACCAGGAACCGTATTACGACTACATCCTGTCGCTGCATCCGAAGCGGGTGGTGTTCAATCCGGGCACCGAGAACCCCGCACTAATGTCGATCCTGCGCGAAAACGGCATCGTTCCGGAGGTCGCCTGTACCTTAGTGCTGCTGGCGACGGGGCAATATTGATATAATATGTATCGATTGTAAAATCAATTGTTGATATATTTTATATCATTTAACACCTTCCGCCTTGCGCGTCCGGCGTCGCCTTTTTACCTTTCCGAAAAAAGAAATGGAGGAGGAGAACGGCTATATCAAAGGGCGGGGTGCGCAGATGAACACCCACAACCGCTTCTTCGCGCAGTCGTATGAACTCCGCGACGACTTCCTTGAACATTGCCGCCTGGAAGGTGACAAGGCCGACGACAACCGCACGCAATACCTTGAAGTATTCCCGAAAACGGTCGTCAACCGCGTCGACAGTCCGGATGTCGGTCTCGAATATTCCCTCAACCCCTACCAGGGGTGCGAACACGGCTGTATCTACTGCTACGCCCGAAACAGTCATGAGTATTGGGGCTACAGCGCCGGACTCGACTTCGAGCGCCGTATCCTGGTCAAAAAGAATGCCCCGCAATTGTTGGAAGAAAAGTTGAAGAGCCGCAACTGGACCGCCCACACCATCGTACTGTCGGGTAATACCGATTGCTATCAGCCCGCGGAGAAGAAATTCAGGCTCACGCGCCAATGCCTCGAGGTGTTTCTGAAATACCGGCATCCTGTTGGCATCATCACCAAAAACGCCCTCATTGCCCGCGACATGGACCTGGTAACCGAGTTGGCGGCGCACCGCCTGATCGGGGTCAACCTCTCCATTACCTCGCTGTCGGAGAAAACACGGCAGATTCTCGAACCGCGGACGGCGACCATCCAAAAGCGACTTGACACCGTCCGGATGTTGTCGGAGGCCGGCGTGCCGGTCAATGTCATGATGGCACCGTTGATTCCGGGCATCAACAGCCACGAGGTACTACCGTTGGCGAAAGCCGCCGCCGATGCAGGCGCGGTTTCCGTCGCCTATACGGTGGTGCGGCTAAACGGTGCCATCGGCGAGATCTTCAGCGACTGGATACGAAAAGCCATGCCCGACCGCGCGGAGAAAGTGCTCAGCCAGATAAAGGAATGCCACGGTGGCAACCTAAACGACAGCCGCTGGGGCGAACGGATGCGCGGCGAAGGGAATTTTGCCCAGATGATGCGGTCGCAGGTGCAACTCGCGCGCAAGAAGTTCTTTGAAGGGCGTACGTTTCCGGAACTTAACCATGCGTTGTTCCCCTCGTATAAAGACGGGCAGTTGCGGTTGTTTTGAGGCCCTCGGTATAGTTAATGCCTTGATTAGGGACGCTCGACAGACAGAATCTTGTTCTCGTCAAGTAGTCGCCGCAACTCGGATTTCGCGATTTTATCGGATCCGGGGATAAACATAGAGTCGCGAATGTCATATAGCCCCGATATCTCGTCGCTCATATAGCTGTTATAGTAAACACCCACTGTGTCTTTCGAAACGGAGGCGACTCTCAACAAGGTGTATTTTCCACTCTCCATTTCAAACTCATAGATATCGCCTACCTTCGGGTTCTTTACGTAAATAGCATCCTGCTCGCCGCTGGCCTTCGCTTCGATAAAGGCTAATAGGAGAACGGCAACCAACATGCCGGAGAAGGTATACATCCAAAAGGGCGTCTTTGCTTCACGTTGTAATTCATGGGATCGTTTTAGAAGCGCGCCATTCATGGCCCAATGCGCGATAGGTTGGCCACAGCCGCTGCACATGCCTTCGGTTCGTTTCCCGGCTGGAAAGAAAGGGATCAATAAAAAGTGTGTGTAACGCATCCGGACGGTCAGTGTAAGTGACCCGGCGATGCCGCAATTGGGGCAAGCGTCGGACACGTTTCGTGACAGCAGTCGTTTGTGCCTCACGCCATAGAAGAAAATCATGTTTCGATGTTTTTTGTCGGATGACGTAAAAATAGTTTTTCGACGGTGGGACAAGCGGGTGATGTACGTTTTTTATAAAAGGAATGGGAAATAGGGGAGGAACGTCCCCAGTTGTTGCTCCATTTCCGAAGCTGCAGTAGCTCCCTAGAAAACGGTCTGGTTCGCCGTCTTCTTTGAAATCACCCAAAGCCCCAAAAACGTCAACAACCCATTTACGATAATAATTTCCTCTGCAAACACGTATCCGTTCGGCCACGGCGCCGTTTGGATGAAATACGTTAAGACAGGCGCCACCAAACAAACCACCGGCACCCATCGGTCACGCACGGTTTTGGTTTTCATCAACAATCCGAACGCGTAAAGTCCGAGCAGCGGACCGTAGGTATACCCCGCAATCAGGAAAATCATATCCACCACCGCCTTGTTGTTGACAGCGAAAAACACCATAATAGCCAGGAACATACAAAACGAAAAAGCGATATGGACGAAGTGGCGCGTGCGTACTGTTTTGCCAGTGTTCGGTTTTTTGTCCATCTGGAGGAAATCCACGCAGAAAGATGTCGTCAGGGCGGTAAGCGCAGAATCAGTCGTGGCGAACGTAGCCGCCGTCAGGCCCAGAAGAAAGACGACGGCCGCGGCACCCTTGAAATGGTTGAACGCGATTTCAGGGAATAGGAAATCGGTATTTTCGGGCACGGCCACGCCGTTCTGTTCGGCATACATATATAACATGGCCCCCACGCACAGGAAGAAAAGCACCACAAACACAAAGATACCCGTGAAGACCAGCATATTCTTTTGCGCTTCGCCAATCGTTTTACAGCTGAGGTTCTTTTGCATCAGGTCCTGGTCGAGGCCCACCATCGCCAGTGTCACGAAGATGCCACCCAACAATTGTTTCGGGAAGAAAGTGCCCTTCATTGCGTCGTCAAGGAAAAAGACACGCGAGTAATTACTTTCCTTGACCGCCTCAAATGCCTGTGGGAGTGTCAGGTTCAGTTGGTCACACACGAAGTAAATCGTAAAGATCACCGATGCCACCAGAAAGACGGTCTGCAGGGTATCGGTAAGGATAATCGTCTTCAGTCCGCTTCGATAGGTATACGCGAAAATCAGTCCAAGAGAGCCCAGTACCGTCACCCAAAACGGCACGCCGAGGTCGTCGAACACATAGTGCTGCAGCACCAATACCACCAGATACAGCCGCGCCGCCGAACCGAGCGTACGGCTCACCAGGAAAATCGTCGAAGCCGTTTTATACGAAACAATCCCCAGCCGTTTTTCGATATACTCATATATAGAGGTGAGGTTCATACGGTAATACAACGGCAGCAACACCTTGGCGATCAGTATAAACCCAATCGCGTTGCCCAGCACGAACTGGAAATACTTGAACTGCACCTCCGGGTTGCCCACCTTGCCCGGCACCGAAATAAAGGTCACACCCGATAGCGCCGTGCCGATCATGCCGAACGCCACCAGGTACCACTTCGAGTTCTTATTGGCCTTGAAAAAAGTGTCATTGTCGCCGCCCTTACGACTGGTGAACCATGAAACGAAGAACAGCAGTCCGAAATACACAACAATAATCGACAGGATAACGGTAGACGACATAGTGGATTTTTGGGGAAAGATAGTAAATAGGGCGTAACTGAGAAAAAGGTGAGGGGAGAGAAGAGAGAGGTGAGGGGAAAGAAGAAAGAAGGAAGAAGAAAGAAGTTCGTCCAACTACCAACAACCAGCGCTGCCCACTGCCCACTGCCTACTCCCCAACTCCTAACTCCCAATCCCTAACTCCTTCTATAGCGTGCCGGCGCATCATCCTCCTTCTCTTATTATATATAAGTGCGCCGTCGGGTGCTTTGCTCTAGCTTTTGCCCTCCGACCGGGTTTTGCGGCCTCGCCCTTTCGGCTTCCGCTGGTCGCCGGGGCATCGGGCAAAACCACGTTCGGCGGTGCAAAAGGCTGCCGCTTCGCCCCCTCACGCGGATTTCCCCGAATTTTAACATACGTCTAATGTTCTCATAACCCGTGTTTTTGGTGAAAACTTGAAAAAACCTTCCTTGAAAAGTTTGGAAAGCCGGAAAAGGTGTCTACTTTTGCACCCGCAACAGCGCAAAAGTTCTTTGGTTTTATTGATGCGGTACTTGGGATTGGATTTTGGGTACTGATAGACAGGCGGATAGAAAAATTAATACTTTTTTTTCTCTTGAAGTCTTGGAAAAGCGAAAAACAGTTGTACTTTTGCACCCGCTTTGAGAGCGAAACGAGATAAAAACCGTTTCAATTTCAAAGTGAAAACAAGAAGACACGTTCATAGACATATTGGATTGACAGCACGTCTTACTTTAGGGTAAGACAAACATTAAGAGAGTAAGGTAGATCGGGAATCGGTTTATTTTATGCTAGCCTTGAGTCGAAAATATTTAAAAACTACGATGAAGAGTTTGATCCTGGCTCAGGATGAACGCTAGCGGCAGGCTTAACACATGCAAGTCGAGGGGTAGAAGGAGCTTGCTCCTTTGAGACCGGCGCACGGGTGCGTAACGCGTATGCAACCTACCTTGAACAGGGGGATAGCCCAGAGAAATTTGGATTAATACCCCATGGTGTAATTGGATGGCATCATTTGATTACTAAAGTTCCAACGGTTCAAGATGGGCATGCGTCCCATTAGCTAGATGGTAAGGTAACGGCTTACCATGGCAACGATGGGTAGGGGTCCTGAGAGGGAGATCCCCCACACTGGTACTG
This genomic interval from Flavobacterium sp. HJ-32-4 contains the following:
- a CDS encoding CoA-binding protein, producing MTAKKTLILGASENPDRYSYRALNSLVRHGHPVVAVGLREGRVAGVDILRAPAPFTDIDTVTLYLNPKNQEPYYDYILSLHPKRVVFNPGTENPALMSILRENGIVPEVACTLVLLATGQY
- a CDS encoding PA0069 family radical SAM protein, encoding MEEENGYIKGRGAQMNTHNRFFAQSYELRDDFLEHCRLEGDKADDNRTQYLEVFPKTVVNRVDSPDVGLEYSLNPYQGCEHGCIYCYARNSHEYWGYSAGLDFERRILVKKNAPQLLEEKLKSRNWTAHTIVLSGNTDCYQPAEKKFRLTRQCLEVFLKYRHPVGIITKNALIARDMDLVTELAAHRLIGVNLSITSLSEKTRQILEPRTATIQKRLDTVRMLSEAGVPVNVMMAPLIPGINSHEVLPLAKAAADAGAVSVAYTVVRLNGAIGEIFSDWIRKAMPDRAEKVLSQIKECHGGNLNDSRWGERMRGEGNFAQMMRSQVQLARKKFFEGRTFPELNHALFPSYKDGQLRLF
- a CDS encoding zinc ribbon domain-containing protein gives rise to the protein MIFFYGVRHKRLLSRNVSDACPNCGIAGSLTLTVRMRYTHFLLIPFFPAGKRTEGMCSGCGQPIAHWAMNGALLKRSHELQREAKTPFWMYTFSGMLVAVLLLAFIEAKASGEQDAIYVKNPKVGDIYEFEMESGKYTLLRVASVSKDTVGVYYNSYMSDEISGLYDIRDSMFIPGSDKIAKSELRRLLDENKILSVERP
- a CDS encoding sodium:solute symporter, which codes for MSSTVILSIIVVYFGLLFFVSWFTSRKGGDNDTFFKANKNSKWYLVAFGMIGTALSGVTFISVPGKVGNPEVQFKYFQFVLGNAIGFILIAKVLLPLYYRMNLTSIYEYIEKRLGIVSYKTASTIFLVSRTLGSAARLYLVVLVLQHYVFDDLGVPFWVTVLGSLGLIFAYTYRSGLKTIILTDTLQTVFLVASVIFTIYFVCDQLNLTLPQAFEAVKESNYSRVFFLDDAMKGTFFPKQLLGGIFVTLAMVGLDQDLMQKNLSCKTIGEAQKNMLVFTGIFVFVVLFFLCVGAMLYMYAEQNGVAVPENTDFLFPEIAFNHFKGAAAVVFLLGLTAATFATTDSALTALTTSFCVDFLQMDKKPNTGKTVRTRHFVHIAFSFCMFLAIMVFFAVNNKAVVDMIFLIAGYTYGPLLGLYAFGLLMKTKTVRDRWVPVVCLVAPVLTYFIQTAPWPNGYVFAEEIIIVNGLLTFLGLWVISKKTANQTVF